The window CCACCACGGCCTCCGGCCCGCTGAAGCGGAGAATGCGAATGCGAGTTCCCTTGGGAATCATTTCCCCCTGGGTCATGACGTCGAGCAAATCATTCCCGAACTGGCCTTTGCCGCCGGGATGAAGGGTGGAAAAGGCAACGCCTTCCGTGCCCGGACCGTGAGCCGATTGCCGCTGCAAATCCACCGCGGTGCCGACGCCGCTGGCGCCACTGGAAACGAGAGTCTTGTAGATGGGGGTGGACGGGAAGAAGCGGGCGATCATCCACAGCGCGAGGACGGATCCCCCCATGGCGATGACGAGGTCCATGGCCCGGTTGCCGAGTTGCTTCGGCAGGCTGGGAAGCGCGGGCGCGCCAGGGTAGAAATCCATCATCGCCATGACGACCGCGACGAACATCAGAAATGCGCCACTCAAGGCGAGGGCCATGGTGCTGGGGAAGAGGAAGAATTCGGCCAGAAAGAGCAGGGCGCCGATGGCAAACAGCGCTCCGGCCTCGAGTCCGGAAAGTCCGGCCAAGTAACCGCCCAGGAAGTAAAGCGCGAAGGAGGTGATGCCCACGATGCCCGGGAGACCGAATCCCGGGGTCTTGAACTCGATGTAAAGTCCGGCGACTCCCAGGATGAGAAGTAGGGGGTTGAGGGCGGTCAGCCAGGTCGCCAGTTTTTCGGCCCCGGTAGGATTGAAAGGGATGGGGGTGGATTTCTCGAATCCGAGCTTGCGCAGGAGTTGATCCAGGGACTCGACGGTACCGCTGGACAACAGCGCTTTCGCCGGTTCGCCATACTCCTTTTCAGCTTCGAGATTGGTCAGGGTCAAGATGCTGCCCTTCTCATTGATCACTTTGTCCCCGATTTTGACTTCCTTGGTTTTGTCCACCATGGCTTCGATGACGGCGGTGTTGTAGCCGTTCTTTTCGGCGCGAGTGCGGACGAGGGCGCTGATGCCGCTGGTCATTTTCCTTTCCACGGTGTCGGGGATGCCCTGGGTTCCTCCACCCGGCACCATCATGATCGGCGCCGCGGCGCCGATGACGCTCTGATCCGCCATGAAGATTTGCTGCGTGGCCACGGCGATAAAGGCCCCGGCGGAAAAGGCCTTGCGATTGACGTAGGTGACGGTTTGGCCTTTGAACTGCCCGATCATTTCGATGATGTCCTCCGTGACATCCACCCGTCCGCCGTTGGTATCCATGTCGAGGACCAGTAAGTCCGCTTTCTCTTCCATGGCGAGTTTGACGCCTCGCCGGACCAGGAACGACATCGGCGTCATGATGTCGTCGCGGATCGGCAGGATCAGATGTTTGCGGTTTTGAGCCGCGCCCGGACTGGATTCGGCGGTGGGGGTGGCGGAATTTTCGACGCTCGCGCCGTGAACCGTCCCCACCGATGCCAGCAGGGCCGCCACATTGATCAAGCAAAGGATCCATCGCATATCCCAATTATGGTGGAAAAGCCTGGGCTGGGCAAGGGGTCAACGGGCTGGGGGGGATGGATTCGGCGAAGAAGATTCTCCTTGCAGGCGCCGGAGCATCGCCTCGGAGATGCCTGAACCGGGCTGGCCGAAGCCGGCGACCACCCGGTTGGCGATCTCCGAAAGCGGAGGCAAAAGCAGGTGCGGGGTGGAGGCGTAGCGTTGCTGGAACAGGGCGTGTGTTTGTTGCGCAAGGCGGGAGTATCCGTTGGCCTGATCGTCATCGCCGAGCGCGACATTGACGTAGTAGCGGGTGATAAAGCCCTCGATCAAAGCGCGGACCTGGTCGGGTTTCCCCCGCTCGACTTTCTCGGAGACGGTGCTGACGACGAAAGAATCCAGGTCGTATTCGGCCGGAATGGTGCCGGGGTATTGGGTGCGCACCAGATTGAACCAGCGGGCGGCCTGCTCGATCCGGTTGTGGGTGTAGAGATAGTACACCGCCGACAAAAGGAATTGCTTGTGGGCTCGGACCACGGCGAATTGCTGCTCGGGCTCCTCCTTTTTCATGTCTTCGAAGACACGGTGAGCGTTGTCGATCATGTCGAGGTTCGGACCGAATTCGAGTTTCCGGTCGATCGGATTGGCGATGAGCCTTCCGCGCCGAAAACATCCGTCGATCCCCTGCCAAACCAGGCGCCGCAGCCGGATGGTGTCCACCTGGTGTCCTCGATCCAAGCCCAGGGCGGCCCAATAGATGGCGTGGGATTCGGGCACTCGCCAATCCAGCGGCCCGTATTTCTCGTCCACTTTTGCCATCCAAGCGGGGTCGAGCCGGAGCGCTTTGAACAGGGCTTGGGCGCGTTGGGATGCTTCCTCGGTGGCGGGTTTGAGCAGGTCGTCGTAGCGTGGCGGGCGGCCGAGAAAATGTGAGATTTCCGTGGCCAGGGCTTCCTTGTAGTAGGCGTTGGCCTCGTCGGTTTGTTTTCCGATTTTGTCGAGATAAAACCAGGCCAGTTCGCGGTAGATCTCAGGTTCACGAGGATTGTACCTCAAGGCTTCCTCGCGGAGCAGTTGCAGTCCGCTCTGGATCCACGACCAGCGGTCGGCGGGGGCGGAGAATTGTTTGGAGACGCCGTAAACCATGTTCCAGGCCTGGATGCACCAGACGGTGCTGAAATCGGGTTGCAGCTTGGTGATCCAGTGGGCAAGAGAAACGAGTTCGAAGTATTGTTCCTGGTCCTGGAGTTTGATGGCGCGCGCCCAGAGGATATTGGCAAGCAAGCCGCGGAACCCGCCAAAGGCGATCGTCGTGAAGGCGATCATAGGTGGAGCCTTTTCGAGTGTGAGCTCGCCGCTCAGGCCGAGGATACCTCGCGCCTGGCTCAAGTCCCGCTGGAAACGAAGTCCGAGAAGCGGGCCCGCGAGGATGCCGAGGATCAGCAAACCGGTGGTGAGGTGGCGGTTCATCCGGTTCTGGAGATTTCCCTTCGGGTGAGGATGAGCATGCCCGCGACGGCGGTCATGCCTCCCAGCGCCAGAGAAACCTGGCCGGCCGCCTGCAAGACCTGAACCCATGGGATGCGCCGTCCCGTGCTGAGGGCGGCGATTGGCGAAACGCTTTCCACCGGCCTGGAGAGGTAGCTGAAGACCTTGGCCATGGGCACGAAGAACCCGTCGAAAAGGCTGCCCTCGGACCGGCCGGTCTCATTATCGAAAGAAGCAATGGTGCCTTCGCGAACGACTTCCGCGAAGGTCTCTCCCGAGAGTCCCGCCAGGAACAGACTGACGACAAGAACGGTGGCGACCGGAAAAGAAAGGAAGACCCCGGCGGTGACGCCGAGGGCGGCGACCAGCGCGATCCAGCAGGCAATGACGGTCAACCCCCGGGCATAGTTGGCCAGGAAACTTCCCTCGGGAAAGAGCACCGCAAGGCCGTCTTCCATCCGGAAAAGCAGAGTGGCGGCCGCTCGATTCTCGCAAAGGATGTCGAGTTTGCCCTGGGCGTCGAGGAGGCCGGGCGGGAGCGGGATTTCGTGCTCCACACCGGCGCCGAGATGGAGTTCTTGCCGGAAGGCTTTCGGGTTGTTGTCGCCGCCGACGATCCACACCGTGCGGAACAAGCCGTCGGCGGAGGCATGGGCGGCATGGAATTGGACACGGAGCGAGATGGGTTTGTTGCGCCGGACCTCGGCTTGCGGCCCAAGATCCACCACCCACCAACGGCGGTAACCTGGCGCCACGGTTTCATGAAGGGCGCGGACTTCCGAAGCCACTTCCTTCAGGAGGACATCTTGGGGGACATTGTTGAGGGGGCGTTCTTTCCGGCGTTTCTCGGCGAGAAGGGTCGCATCGCGGGTGAGGTCGGGTGAGGGTTCGCGACGTTCGCCGCGGGACACGAGGATTTCGCGCCGGAGTTTTTCCTGTTCTCCCGGGGGGAGTTCGCGGGCTTGCCATTCCAGAGCGGCGTAGGCGGCGGTTCCGGCGAGGATCAGGAGGCCTATCTGGACGACCATGATGCCGATCCATTTGCCGAGCCAGATTCGCCAGCGCGAGATGGGTTTGCAAACGAGCATTTGCAGTTGGCCGCCCTCGAGATCGTTGGCCATGGCGGCGCAGGCGAGCCAGAGCGTGGAAATGGCGAGGAGCGCGGTGATCAGGCTGAGGGAATAGGTCACCAGCACCTGGGCGAACATTTTCGCCGTGCCATTGTGCCGGATGAGGGAAGGCAGAACGATCACGCTGAGGAGAAGAACGGCGGAAAGCATTTGCGCAAAGCGCATCCGCAGTGCCGATTGCACGGTGAGCGTGGCGATGAAACGGATCTCCTGCATGCGAGGTCGAGGGCGAAGGGGGGGCGGACGATCAGGAATGGGTCCGTGGAGGCCCTGGCTTGACCAGGCTCGAGAGCTTGCCCTCAGCCTCGCGCAGGCGGGGGTCGGGTGCGGGTTCCATGGTCGAGGGGGTGGGTTGCGGG is drawn from Verrucomicrobiota bacterium and contains these coding sequences:
- a CDS encoding ABC transporter permease, yielding MQEIRFIATLTVQSALRMRFAQMLSAVLLLSVIVLPSLIRHNGTAKMFAQVLVTYSLSLITALLAISTLWLACAAMANDLEGGQLQMLVCKPISRWRIWLGKWIGIMVVQIGLLILAGTAAYAALEWQARELPPGEQEKLRREILVSRGERREPSPDLTRDATLLAEKRRKERPLNNVPQDVLLKEVASEVRALHETVAPGYRRWWVVDLGPQAEVRRNKPISLRVQFHAAHASADGLFRTVWIVGGDNNPKAFRQELHLGAGVEHEIPLPPGLLDAQGKLDILCENRAAATLLFRMEDGLAVLFPEGSFLANYARGLTVIACWIALVAALGVTAGVFLSFPVATVLVVSLFLAGLSGETFAEVVREGTIASFDNETGRSEGSLFDGFFVPMAKVFSYLSRPVESVSPIAALSTGRRIPWVQVLQAAGQVSLALGGMTAVAGMLILTRREISRTG